From a single Rutidosis leptorrhynchoides isolate AG116_Rl617_1_P2 chromosome 5, CSIRO_AGI_Rlap_v1, whole genome shotgun sequence genomic region:
- the LOC139850262 gene encoding uncharacterized protein has product MGHRHDTGDNHHHAVDGLINLFTKANNDLTVVHNRLEKEFRQIYPDNANPMKLVYRIKKIQDELPSLKEQCRELLSAKQDLIDKARTNIVGNRASLQRLQTSMGVPVISDSEDSAYTNFNEVIDEWTLQVRSRTGDEVHEGSEDINKMLFSAIVN; this is encoded by the exons ATGGGCCACCGCCATGACACCGGAGACAACCACCATCACGCCGTCGATGGTCTAATAAACCTCTTCACTAAGGCCAATAACGATCTAACTGTTGTCCACAATCGCCTCGAAAAAGAGTTTCGCCAAATCTATCCCGATAAC GCGAATCCGATGAAACTTGTGTACAGGATCAAAAAGATACAAGATGAATTACCTTCATTAAAAGAACAATGCCGCGAATTACTCTCTGCAAAACAG GATTTGATTGATAAAGCCAGGACGAATATAGTTGGAAACAGAGCTTCGTTACAAAGGTTACAAACGTCCATGGGTGTTCCGGTCATAAGTGATTCTGAAGATTCTGCCTATACAAACTTTAATGAG GTTATTGATGAATGGACTCTGCAAGTCAGGTCTAGAACAG GTGACGAGGTTCATGAAGGTTCAGAGGATATTAATAAGATGCTATTCTCAGCAATTGTTAATTGA